The genomic stretch CCAGTCGTATTTTGGGTGTGTTCAGTGCATCAGCGGGCCCTTGGGGATGTACAGGAACTCCCTGCTTCAGGAGTTCTTGGAGGCCTGGTACAATCAGACGTTCATGGGAAGCCACTGTAGTTTTGGCGACGACCGTCACCTAACCAACCGAGTTCTGAGCCTGGGATACGCCACGAAATACACAGCTCGCTCCAAGTGCTTGACCGAGACGCCCATCACTTACCTACGCTGGCTCAACCAGCAGACCCGCTGGAGTAAATCCTACTTTCGAGAGTGGCTTTACAACTCCCTGTGGTTTCACAAGCATCACCTGTGGATGACCTACGAGGCCGTCATCACCGGCTTCTTCCCCTTTTTTCTCATCGCCACCGCCATCCAGCTCTTTTACCAGGGAAGGATCTGGAATATTCTCCTGTTCCTGCTCATTGTCCAGGTGGTGGCGCTCATCAAGTCCTCATTCGCCAGCTGTCTCCGTGGGAACATCGTCATGGTTTTCATGTCCTTCTACTCAGTGTTATACATGTCGAGTCTTTTACCGGCTAAGATGTTTGCAATAGCCACCATAAACAAATCCGGTTGGGGAACATCTGGACGGAAGACCATCGTGGTGAATTTCATCGGACTCATTCCCATCTCCATCTGGTTCACGATCCTTTTCGTCGGCATCATCTATACGATCATTCAAGAGACACGAAAGCCTTTCCCAGAGTCGGAGAAAATCGTTTTGATAATTGGCGCAATCGCGTATGCCAGCTATTGGGTTGTGTTTTTGACGTTGTACGTGGTCCTCATCACTAAATGTGGCAAGAGGAAGAAAGGCCAACAGTATGATATGGTTCTCGATGTATAGTGTTTTCCAAACGACCCTCCCCTTTTCTACGTTTACATTACAACCAATCTCCGACCGCTTTCTGAAGGTGGGCTATCCACGTGTGACAGGAAGTGACACCGTAAGGAGACTTTATTGCTGCTGTGACTCATACTTGGGATATTCCTTTGAAGTGAAAAAGGAAAAGGTTTTAATACGATTCAAACTGTTAATGAGAGCTTTTACACTCTTGATGTTTTAGTATTTCACCACCAAATGACGACTTCTTTGCACTTTCACGTTCACTCTCATTATGCATAATGCTTGATATAGTACCTAAAGGAACCAAATACCTCAGTGGTTATGTTTGCATTGTGTGAGTGTTTGGGAGTCGGATAAGACTCGTTTTCTTAAgtaatttatgatttttttaacattagtttgtttgatatatatatataaatatattctgtatgtatacAATTTTAGATCGAAATCCTACACGTCCGAGTATTTTGATTGTGCTGTACttttgtatttgcataatgtattttattgccTTTTTATATAATagacttgtttattttatgcctaGCCACGACAGATTCTCTAttttcattaatttttaaatatgcGTAAATGCTTTGTGCATTTAACTGTTGGGACATTGTGTATCTGACCAAAATGTGAAATTACGAAGCTGGATTTGTCTCTGTGATGACAGCGTTACATGCCAAATGGAGGGATAAGTTATTAATTGACAAGAATGACAATGAACTCATGTTATTACAGTAAGTGTTCGATGAAAGATCAGACTATTTATGCAACACTTTGGTTTATAGCTTTTCTTACCTGATACTTTGCTAAATGTTTCGTTATATGAATTTGTCCTGTGATGTTTCATTTGAATGTTTTGAATTGTCGTGTCAAATTAGTGGCAGTCCCGTACAGCCTATGTGAGGTCGATATGCGGCATTGGACTATGCAAAATCAGAGATCAAATTGCTTTGCAAGTTTTGTAGTGAGTGGAACTAGAACATTTGCACAAAACTAAATGATGCACAAAATGCCTCTTGTGATTATTTCGCACAATCATCCATCAATGTCCAGAGCATTTTCAGAGATgctacacttttatttaaagtgacaccacACATTCATTTCCCAGTGAAGCCATGGTTTTAATCCTTCGGGATTCTtgacaaatatataaatatatatgaagaTTGTCTTTGAATTGTATATCTAAAAGATGGTGACACAAATTGAGTTGTTACTCTTGTGTTTAACTAAACAAAGGATTTGAATGAATGATTATTTTTCATTAAGAGGAGTGAAGATAAAATATTCATTTACTTAAGATTAAGTAACTTAGGCAGTATTTTTCATAAAGCACTTTTTGTGTTTGTGCCAAATAAAAGATACTTTTTCATACATGCATACTGTTGCTGTTTTCTTTGTAAACGTCATGTACTTGAACAATAAATATATGAGACGATAAATGCGTTTCCTGTTTTAACTCTGCCTATAAGCACAATTAAACATTTGGATATACGATGAGCGGGGGAATTCCCGAGACCTCAGATTGCTCTTAAATGCAAAGACTCTCCCTTTTGCCATTTCATCATTGGCCGATGAGAGATGAATAGCATGATTCTTTTCATGCAGTATCAGGATGCAGGATCGCCATGGTGATGTTCTTTGTTTGCAACACATACAGTGTTAGCAGGATGGAGTGGTGGGGAGTCTAGACTAAGCACTGAAGCTCTATCCAAATCATAGCAGTGTGATCTCTCACCGCTTTTCTCCACATTTGTCCATAAATCAGAGATGATTTCATGGGTCAGGCTAAAGATGTACAGGTCATTCTTCTGTTCATAGCTATAACCTTGGAATTCTCGAACACTGAATTATGCCCACGGTAATCTTGGAAAAACTCTGGGCTGATAATGGCTCAAACCCAGGAGCCGACTTTACCGACTTTCCAAAAAATTCCAAGTTCCAGACAGTGTGCAATCTTGGCAGCCGCACAACTGCACTTTTCCACTCAGTTGCAGGTGGGAAGGATTCAGGCGAAGCTTCGGTCATGCTTGGAGTAGGTCAGATTTGACATTGTCACGGATTTACTGACAGGCCTTAAGGGGTGTTGCAGGGTTCCAGTTACTGTAATATTTCGGCAAGCATGTATGTGGGTCATTCTCAGAAAAGTGTGTTGAGTTATAGCTTCCAGTACAGTAACAGCAGTTACACACTCATAAATTCACCAAAcacaaccctactgaaaaatccagctaagaccagcataagctggttttagctggtccccagcatggttttagctggttttgctggtgtaggaggctggttttgctggtgaagcaagctggtctagctgtgttttggtcacattttaatctggtctagctggacttagctggtcatgctggaataccagcttgcccaccagcatgaccagctttgtcaggctgggaggtccagcataaaccaccttaaaccagctaaagcCAGCTggaaccagctaccagcttatgctggttttggctggatttttcagtagggaaggcTGTAtggcagtggttcttaaacatTTCCGCGTGCATCCCCCTTATATTGTGCATCCCTTTGTgggcccccaaagaaaattcatggCATGAATcaatctcaaacttagaatttgaattaaaatatattaaacgaTACAGTGTAGTGCTGTTGCTAGTAGACTTATtgtttctgaggtttaattacacagaatgaTAAATTCATGGCTCCCCTGCATCACCCCCCCCcggtttgagaaccactgctgtactTTATGCTAAGTAAAATAaatggaaaaaacattattaccaaaaatattaatactGGGTGTTAGATTTTTTCTTAACAACAAGAACAAAATAAGTTAAAAAGAACAAAAtaagttaaaaataaacaaaaagaagttgttgaaaaaatacattaaagggatagttcggccaaaaacgatattaaacccattatttactcacccccaagctgtccaagttgcatatgtccatcgtttttcagacaaacacattttctgatattttagaaaatattttagatctttctgttgattaaatgtaatgttacggggtccagcaatagtccacgacattcaagtccaaaaaaagtgcgtctatccttcacaaattaaatccaaacggctccaggatgataaacaaaggtcttctgagggtattccgtgcggtgttgttgtagaaatatccatatttaaaattgtattaacgtaattaactagcttccggtagcgccgccatcttagactcaggagagagtattagcgtagtgaacgcacttttcttagtgacgtatgacaaattcggagggcggggggacagagcagcagcagagaaaccgctgtatgctgtataagcgctcatcctgaatgcggatgactctaagatggcggcgctaccggaaggtagttaattacgttaatacaattttaaatatggatatttctacaacaacaccgcacggattaccctcagaagacctttgtttatcatcctggagccgtttggatttaatttgtgaaggatggacgcacttttttttggagttgaaggtcgtggactattgctggaccccgtaacattacatttaatcaacagaaagatctaaaatattttctaaaatatccgaaaatgtgtttgtctgaaaaacaatggacatatgcaactcggacagcttgggggtgagtaaatcatgggtttaatatcgtttttggccgaactatccctttaaaaaaatctgtgtttaaaatgcTCTCCTTACCATACCGCGATTCACAATGGTAAGCTTACAATAATGATGTATAATTTGTTTGGTCGGGCCAGATTTTGCAAGAAATATAACACTTGAAAGatgaccaggggcctcatttataaagcgtttttacgcacagatttgatctaagaccgtgcgtacgctcaaatccactcaaacgctcagatttataaaacttgtctttgacgtggaaaagtacttacctccacgtcaggttccgacttgatgtacgcacgtttccttgtggcaatattgcagtattgcaggtaggcatattcgaaactttttgttttgtaccttttgtggtcaacatgcagaaaatgttttaatttgttttggagttgtccttattcaaaaaaagaaaaaaaatggttagatttgtgctcttttgttagaattcatatatttttcttaagactttggaaaatatttaattagtttttttctcttatgatatcttattacatatgaaatattatttgattaatgtgttacttttgtttgcaacgtttattataattaaatgtaaatatggtgattATAAACCATTATTCCGTATTTTTCTATTAGAAGTTAAGCAATAGGCTACctaaaatctattaataatctgataaacaagaaagctgctaaatgtattaatgtatgtcagcatttccatgtttttattaaattatttttctctttcatcccctggctaatgtaaaaaaagttttgaatatgtttgataaaaaataaataaatattcgaaACTTTTACAGCGTCAACATCATCTGTATTAGAGCTTCGATCGGGCACAAAAAACCATAACCGAAGCCCCTGCACGTTGTGTCCGAGCCCAGGCCAACCAACACATTACCGACAAGGTTTTAATAGTGCGCCGTGACGTTCTCAACTACAATTCAGAGTTTTTTGAATTACAGAAATCTGTTTAGAATTATCTTAATGAGCTAATGCAACAAGGACGAAGCATGTAAACTgcgctgtttgtttatttagaATAGAACCGTAAAAACATGCAACAATGatgcacacagaaaatgaacaaactgtggccattgtagcagtcagagaatttggcctttgaaaatttaacatttatatgctaatgaattaaattaggggCGTTTACAAGGCGGAGTTCTAAGAgcattcagctgcgcacaattttaagataatttgtgatttataaaccgcacatctggaaaagaggcgtacacacttacgatcatttcagaaatggtcttagatgaactcgcacttttataaatgaggcccctggtgttTGTTGTTGGGGATGATGAAGTGTCTGTAGCATGTTCAGCAAACTTGTCAACTAGATGGcgacatttaaaggtacagtatggGTTTTCGGTTAGCAGTCAGTTTGAAAACtacaaccaacctcaattttgaAACGAAATAAGCTACAGTAGCTgctacaggacaaacatgtcattgccTGAGaaatccgaaatcgcatacttactgagtaggtactgaatttcacTGTACCTAAGACAGTACGTACGTTTGAGTTAGTATGGAcagcatccgccatgttgacgttatcatgCGACCTATAACGTAGTAgacttgttcgagttcatgcgcGGAACCACAAGAACGGACAGGAGTCTGACATAACAATACCGCTAGAGTGACTCGAAAACTGGAATTGCTCTcacagtactttgatgtcatccgcttgTTGGTTCTTGCAGCAgtgcatgaactcgaacaaacctaataacaggcatgaaaacgtatgcgtttgtatgagggacaggtgcactaacacctgattgcatCAGTATCTTGACAACTGTACTACGGTCTCTGTCGGTGTTACAGATATTATATTACACATAATTTTTTAGTggacaaaaataagtaaaacaagcagactgtaattttaagATGACAGCTGTGCTTGGATACAAACTAGATAATGCAGGCCATGTTATTACATTTTAGTGAAGCAATGATGCtctttaatttacttaaatcaACAGGAAACggaaaaaatgaatgaataaaaccatcacaatGAATGAAATTGTATAGTAGTGAATACCATGCCTGCTGAaagaaacaataaaaccattccCTGCtcaaaaaacagcatcaaaccagcatgggaattatgctggtcaaTGCTGGTTTGaggctggtttagctggtggtcaccagtatacgagcaccaaaacacaacatatgctggacttgctggtatgaccagcatgggatgctggtgctaatgctggtttggtgctggtttagctggtgctaatgctggtgctgatgctggtttagctggtgttacctagcaaaccagcaccaaaacacaacatatgttggtcttgctggtatgctgttttttcagcagggttacagaaaattctaatggtttccattaaaataccaataggaaccttTAGCATTTACCAATAAAACCACTacagtgtgttttgggccatattccattagaccCAAACATCTTCCATTAGatccaatacatagaaccaatagaaccaatacatacctttagagaccaacaaaaaccaatacactgtagtgtgttttgggccatattccattagaaccaataaaattctcaataaaaccaataaaaccatttgaattttctgtaatggttttattgttttttcagcagggatatgaaacaaactttattcaaatgtatttttgtaacaaactatcacatatttactgccatctcaacacagctgtgacaattctgcagctttattttcataaatcagctgagcactttgtggTATATCCTGGGTCTGTGCGTGAAGTCAGGGTGCGTGAACAGCCCTGTGTGTGTATGGAAATCACTCGATTGGATAGTCTTCGGTCGATTGCTTTGCTTTCCCAtggcatcatgggaaagctggGATAGAAGTCTCCAATGCAAACCAATTTAATAAATACTGAGGATTCGGACATACTGTACTGTTTCCCCTACATTTTCagtaagtaggcggtttcggacaatacttaagtacacgtgcctctgaatctctttagaaatagtccaaaatcctggtaatttttgcctacccatttacgtatactgaggtttcggacatactattcgttcgcttactgctttttgcctactatatagtatggcagtatgcggtttcggattcAGCCTGTTTGCTTAGAACAAAGTGGTTGGGAAACCTgtgtcctggagggccactgtcctgcagagtttagctccaaccctaatcaaacacacctacatttccaagtaatcctgaagattttgattagattttttaggcgtttaattagggttggaactaaactctgcaggacggtggccctccaggaccaagaTTCCCCACCCCTGGTACAtctttttataaaatgctgcatagAAAACGCCGGTAGAAAtttgaaatctataaatcgctaATTATCTTAATTCTGCGCAGCTAAATAAGTTAAAATctctgcatttaaacaatgcctgaTTAATGTCActgacattttaaaaagcacctgtcaatgtttaaatcttttttgagcagcaagaatggcgTATATTTCCAAAACCtacagcaatcagacaagcaaacaCGCGTACATACATTTAGACACTGACATGtagctaagcacttttccacgtcaaagatgGTTCATTTTAAGGGTCCACCGATAAATGctgatatacactaataatacgtggccaataactattctgaatcccacagccgatattattcacaACTTTACAcattttgatcagtaagtccttattgatctgaaatcactgttagtttgagtcgtttataacatttGAAAAAAGCAATATCATTTTGCTCATAAAACATAATCACTACtcatcaaacataatcattatattCTTTAtaatcatgaaaatacctgaaaatgtttgaagaacagcaatataactatacttaagccatttcctggagctgcatgTCATTGCTGTACAgtatggctgcgtccgaaaccgcatactgtatagtaggtactgaattagatgaagtacctacttacttggcattaaaacagtaggtactgtatagtatgaatcctgccggtagtatgaatgagattcggacgtactacatccgccatattgctacatcacgtgacatacgtcgtcatcacgtcatgtcatttcagcgcgaaaacagccgcgtgcctcttcttcttcgttggataactcctcgtccggggcatcatgggagtgaagcgtccatcgtatgcacactgcaaaatctaaccggaagtagtaggtcatccgggtacttttcgcatactgtttttcgaatactatgtattcagacatactactcgcctcgcctactgcttttcgcgtactatatagtatgtagtaggcggtttcggacgcagcgtaTGTGTCTTCatctgcagcgcatattgagtttctgcacgagagcgccccctggcttttggatgtatgtgtattatattgcatttctgttaagagatccttttaaaagttacacattgcaccttcaatttgtaaagtttaaaaaaagtgatGATCATCTGGGGAATCATGAACATACAGTATCAATTTATGATGTCATTACATCTGGGGAATCAACTGCTGTTAAAACAATGAAAGCTCAAACTGCGGAGAGCCTCCAGTCAAAAAGAGAAATACTGGATCCAGTTTTTTTTCCTTTGAACATGTAAGACATCACTAATATGATTTATGTTGAATCAtttatgttttcatttatttagtCATAATTAATGTTGCCAATATTCTTTCAGAtgactttttttataaatatggctTTTAGGATGTATTTCTTAATGTCTCATCTATGCATAATGACAGATCTGCTCTGATGCTGTGATCACAGACGATTAGATTCATCCATGCAGAGTATTGAGGCAAAGAACAATACACGTACAGAAAATTACTCagcaaaaaactgttttatgtttcaaacagagatggcgatagagaggcacaAGTTATGTACAGCTGTTAATGTTACCAAATTGATATACAATAGTACCTACCATATGGGGTAAACTTAAAAGGATAATTCATACTGATCTGAAAAACACAAACCCCAGTACCCAATTTAGTATGAAGGAGTTTGTTGGCGTCCTTCAGATCAGTGTAAATTAGCCTTAAGATTGACCTATATGTATACATAAGCTACACAAGTGTGTTTCCACTACCATGCCTGCTACTGACATAAtacattatgttgttttttttttacttcactacTATTCCCTGCAGTGGAAATGGATTTAGCTCATGTCGTGTTTTGAATCGCTCCCGTGGCTCTGGTCAGATGTCATCACAGTGGTAACAATACACCTGATGTGACTGCCAGATGGAGGTGGACAGACCGTACCGACACGAATTACACTGAAGGCTTGTAAAACCCTGCAGATAAGCTGTGTACACTGTCTGTTTTATATGGGTattaaaagtaacatttatttaagctacatttcaATAAACGAAGTACTAGAACAAGCAATGCCAATGTTATGGGTTTAATTCTCAGGAAAGAGACTTACTAATAAAAGGTATGACTTGTACTGTAAATCAATGTGGATAAATGTGTCTGCTAAATGTTACAGCACACGAGTTGAAAAAGTCACTTTTAGGGACTGGCTTGCCTGCGTTTCATGATTTCATGTACAGACCCTAAAGATCTCGAATCTGGTTTTTAAACTCTGCTCATGTCACAGTTCATATATTCAAGGGTTTCTGATCATCCTAAAATGTTTGCATATGCGTCATCAAAATGGAAACGTAGGTCTCCTGAGGTAAGCTTTTAATCGTTTTCCCGCACATCATCAAAACAGAGATCTGGTCTCCTAATAGTTCTGGTTGTCAAGTAAATGCTTTAATGAAGACAAGAGCTCATCTGCTCTTCATCACAGTGGCTGCTGCACAAGGAAGTGTTTTCCCAATTAAAAGAGTGAAATTAGGTCAAATTAAGTCATTAGAGTTACATTTATAAGATCTGAGGACGGAATGTGTAGCGGGTTTCGACAAAAATTGGTTACACAAATCAGACGTGACTCGTTCAGGATAAACCAGAAGACATCATGGGTAGTCTCCAAACTCCGAGCTGCCCATTTAAAATGGTTATAAATCATTCTGAAGTGAGGGTTTGGACAGGTAATATACGCGGTGATGAAGACAAATTATCCCTTTGCAACATGCAAATGTCTAAAGCATATTCCACTGAGACAGTGAGCGTCCAGTATTACACTGCAATGGAGAACTTCTCACACTGCCTGGTTCTGTTGGGTATTTCAGCAAGTGGTGTGCTGGACTAAGAAGAAACAGATTTTGAAATGTAAATGTGAAGTCATGGATTTTGAGAGACAGGCTCAGTGTGGAGCTCTCAAAGTGGTTAACATATTCTGCTTACATGGCGTCTTGGTTTAAATGCAATgcacaaatgtgaccctggacctaTAAGAGTCAATTTTTCGAAAtagagatttatacatcatctggaagctgaataaataagctttctattGATGTTTGTCGGGattggacaatatttggccagataccattatttaaaggggtcatataatgagatttttttaaagatgtaaaataagtctttggtgtccccagagtgctgatgtgaagttttagcttaaaataccccacagataatttattatagcatgttcaaATTCTTGCAAATGCTTGcaaaaaatggtttaccaaaacaaagttactgggttgttcttttgtcttttttctaggttgatagaagcaatggggacccaattatagcacataaacatggaaaaagtcagattgtcACGCTATGACCCCATTTATAAtgtggaatctgagggtgcaaaaaaatctaaaatttgacaaaaaaatcacctttaaagttgtccaaatgaagtccttagcacaAATATCTTTTTGTGagattttatgtattgttttctctttttcttctatttttaaatcattgtcgcttagggttagatttggggtttgggttaggatgtacttttatgtctTGGTTTCGATACGtatttcttccgcttttaaaacttttctcacctggagttggggtttgggttaggatgtctaaaaatcaacagaaagtgattctatccccaaaccccaagcgtcaatggtaagaaaaaaaactatgagaaaacaatacataaaataacacgaaaaagaaagttgtgccaccgACACGAAAAACTGTTTgtagaaaagacatttgtgctcaaggcacgaaaaaagctgaatttcgtgccatggacacaaataaattaatcaaatttttcatgaatataacatgactttccgtgagataAGTCTGCCTTACATaatactaatgataa from Misgurnus anguillicaudatus chromosome 10, ASM2758022v2, whole genome shotgun sequence encodes the following:
- the has2 gene encoding hyaluronan synthase 2 isoform X2, yielding MRCDKVVTYLRIGGTTLFGITLLVGISTAYIMGNMKRSLETPIKLNKSLALCIAAYQEDSNYLRKCLLSIKRLTYPGIKVIMVIDGNSEDDKYMMDIFRDIMGRDKAATYVWKSNYHERGPGETDESYAESLQQVSHLVLNNKCVCIMQKWGGKREVMYTPFKALGKSVDYVQVCDSDTMLDPASSVEMVKVLEEDPMVGGVGGDVQILNKYESWVSFLSSVRYWMAFNIERACQSYFGCVQCISGPLGMYRNSLLQEFLEAWYNQTFMGSHCSFGDDRHLTNRVLSLGYATKYTARSKCLTETPITYLRWLNQQTRWSKSYFREWLYNSLWFHKHHLWMTYEAVITGFFPFFLIATAIQLFYQGRIWNILLFLLIVQVVALIKSSFASCLRGNIVMVFMSFYSVLYMSSLLPAKMFAIATINKSGWGTSGRKTIVVNFIGLIPISIWFTILFVGIIYTIIQETRKPFPESEKIVLIIGAIAYASYWVVFLTLYVVLITKCGKRKKGQQYDMVLDV
- the has2 gene encoding hyaluronan synthase 2 isoform X1; translated protein: MRCDKVVTYLRIGGTTLFGITLLVGISTAYIMGYKLITTAGNYLSFGLYGAILVVHLIIQSLFALLEHRNMKRSLETPIKLNKSLALCIAAYQEDSNYLRKCLLSIKRLTYPGIKVIMVIDGNSEDDKYMMDIFRDIMGRDKAATYVWKSNYHERGPGETDESYAESLQQVSHLVLNNKCVCIMQKWGGKREVMYTPFKALGKSVDYVQVCDSDTMLDPASSVEMVKVLEEDPMVGGVGGDVQILNKYESWVSFLSSVRYWMAFNIERACQSYFGCVQCISGPLGMYRNSLLQEFLEAWYNQTFMGSHCSFGDDRHLTNRVLSLGYATKYTARSKCLTETPITYLRWLNQQTRWSKSYFREWLYNSLWFHKHHLWMTYEAVITGFFPFFLIATAIQLFYQGRIWNILLFLLIVQVVALIKSSFASCLRGNIVMVFMSFYSVLYMSSLLPAKMFAIATINKSGWGTSGRKTIVVNFIGLIPISIWFTILFVGIIYTIIQETRKPFPESEKIVLIIGAIAYASYWVVFLTLYVVLITKCGKRKKGQQYDMVLDV